The Cinclus cinclus chromosome 5, bCinCin1.1, whole genome shotgun sequence genome segment TATCCAAGCAAATTTCTGGATTTTCCTCTCGTTTCATAACTCTCAGAATGAAATCTCATGTTAAGTGAGTTACAGCTGAAGCAAGAGAGATGGGAGCTGCGTATTTCAGCGCAGTCCCTTAGGGAATAACAGTAACAAGCACAGAAACTGCCCAAGACTCTCTTATGTGGGTCCCTTTAAATCTTCTTCTCCACTTGGCAACTCCAATTTTTCAGTGTTGCTATAGCAAATCTCCATGGAAATGACCCTAATCAGGAAAGGGGGGGATGCAGAAGGGGCGCATGCTCGGAGTGGATGCTGGAGCCTTGCCTGCTCACTTCAGCTGCTCCAAGGTTCTGGCACACAGGCGAGGAGGAAGATCAGGTACTGGGCAAACTGGTTCTCGGGGTGCACCCCGAGCCGTGGCGTGGCACGGCAGTGGTGTGTGCGAGTGGGTTTGTGTGTGCACGGGGTCTCTGCTTGTCATGTCTCATCCACCTCTTTGTGAGGAGCGTGCAGGGAGCAAACCACTGATTTTTCACTGCTTCTCCTCGTtccaggcagggaagagagCTTGAATTATTGATGAGAGCAATGGCGCTGCCACCAGCCTGGAGTGAGATGCGTGCGGGAATCCTGCTCCTGTCGGTGCTCAGCCTGCTCAGTGCCAGGCTCGTGGGGGCTGGCCAGGACTCCGGGAGTGCCATTCCTGCAGAAAGTAGGTACCTGCTGCACCCTGTCCTGCCTGCATCCTCGGCAGGGGCTAACCAGGACTGTGGGGATGTCATTCCCACAGAAAGTAGGTAAAAGTAGGTACCTGCTGCACCCTGTCCTGCCTGCATCCTTGGCAGCCACACGCACTTGGCCCCAGGGGAACTTGGTGTTGCCAGGTTAACGAGAGAGCGATGATGAGTTTGTGCCATGTCAGCAAAGCACATGAAAACCACAGTCATAGAAACAGCAAGTGAGCAAAGGATTAGTAGTTACTtcggaaaaaaaaatgctaactGCATACCCGTAATTTTCATTAGAACTGGTACTCCAGCTCTTTGTTTGTAGGTGGTTTAGATCTGATTCTTGAGAGTTTCATTTTGCTAGATAGTTTTAATTGATATACAGAGATTTGCCACAATACATATGATGTCCTTACTAGTCTGAGTATTGTTAGAAGAAAATCCATGTGTATTTGTGCTGGGGCATTGCATCTTGCTTATTTTAGTACTTGGTTGGAACAAGAGGTCAAGTTCAACTTTCTTCTAGCTGCTACAAATCAACACAGGGGATGTTTACCCAAACAGTGCATTTGTAAAGCAAATAGAAATTTCTTAAATCCTGCAAacctaataaataaataaatatgacaAACTGACTTGAGCACACCATGGAGTTGGGAGCTCTTGAATTTGGATCACAGCTCTGTATGAGCTTCCTCTGTCATTTTGACTAAGTCTCTAAACTTTCTCAGCTCCAAAATGAGGTAATAGTTCAAAGTTATTAGGGGATGGAGTCAATGTTCTCGGGGTGTTTTGGTGACAGCAAGAGGAAAGTAGCCACTCATTATAAACATAAAATATcttctgggaaaacaaaaaaaaaacaaagaaagataattgCATAAAAACAAATCTCTGATTCTTAGTCATGCTTACTTTGTATCacagttatatttttttatgactatcaaaatatttaatacaagGTCTGATTTtgtcactgaattttttttctcaattaatTCCATTATATGGAACTAATGGAACTTAGATGTTgaatttccctctttttccattatattcttttttatttattaaggCTGAGTTTTGGTCTGTTTGAAACCAGACTACACTGCTATTTTGTGTGCCTGTTTCCTAGGAATTCAATAATTGTAATAAATTTTGTGATGAGTAATCCATTTTATCTCCTCAAAGAAAAAATCAGGCctggaaaataaattgtatGTACCCTTTGTGTGTCTCTGTTACCGGAGGCAAGTCAACACATTTGGGAAAATGTATACAGTGGTTTCTTGTTCTACTTGTGTAGTGAAAACTCCCATTTGAACTGTAAAACAAAACTCTTGTCGAGGGTTTCTGATGCAAGTCTCACAGAATTATAAAACCATAGAAAGGTGGGAAGGACCCTTTAGAGCTCATCTAGTCCAATgccctgccataggcagggacattTCAACttgatcaggttgctcagagtcaAGTTCAACCTGATCTAGAACAtttcctgggatggggcacctacctctgggcaacctatgccagagcctcaccactCCCACaataaaaaaccttttccttaaCTAATTTAAGTTGAccctctttcattttaaaacaattaccCCTTGACAAATCACAACAGGCCCTACAAAAAAGTCTGTCCCATCCTTCTTACAGTATTAAGGAGTCTTTTTACCATCTTATTGCCATCCTCTAGCCAGGCTGTGGAGTACCTTGAACAGTCTTTGAGGAAGATTCCTTGTCCTGTCTTACTCCTGAATGTAAGAGTGTGGAATGAAGGGCAGGTCAGAGTGTTTCTGTGCCAGTGTTCCTGCAGAGACACACTGCCCCATCCCAAGGAATAGAGGCTGTGAGCATTGCTACAGAAGCATAAAGCTATTTCTGTCTGAGACCAGGCAAGGAGCAAGGCTGTCAGCTGATCATGAATTGTAAATTGttttgggctgctgcagggacagagttTTAAAGCCACAAGGAACTCATGATGCTCCTTGTCAGCCACTTGTTGGGAGAGTGCTGCATAGCTGCTAAGTGCTCCAGACACTTTCCTTTGCCTGTTATGGCTCTTCCTGATGGTTAATCTGTGAAACTCTTCTCTTAGGACATTGTGGATGCTAAATGTTAGCATGACATTGCAGAAGAGATTGGTTaaattcaaagaaagaaaagtccTAGAAAGGGCTGTTAGATACATTGGCATTTCTTCTGGTTCAGGAGCTGGTTTACAATATTCCTGAGACCTGGGAGGGTCTTTGGGAATGCATCCCTCCAGACTTGCCCTTGTTTCATGCTCTTCCAAGGCACCCACTACAGGCCATGAAGGTGTCATCTGTAACAGTGCCCATGGTTGCACCAGTAACCTGCTAGGATGGACCCTGGCACACCTGTGTCCATGATAGGAAGCCAATTGTCTGTTTGGAATACAGAGCTGACTGTTCCAGAGTGGAGCTATCCCATGGTCTTGAGGCTTGGGAATGCTCCCAGATTTTTAGTATTCCTCAAGAGATGTGGGAGATTGGGCGCTGGGTTGGGCACTCACTTAGATGTGATCTAGTACAGACACTCCTGtatcttttccttcttgatGCTCCACTGGCTATGTCTCATCCAGGAGCTGATCCCTGTGGGCACTGACCCATTTAGAGTGCACTGCCTCTGCAAAACTTTCCACTTAATTCCTTACTGTCAGCCCAGGCAAACTGCTGTTTGTGGGACCCTGGGTGATCCAGAGGAGAAAGGGGTCTCTAGTGCATGTTATTAACAGGGATACAGGATGGACATGGACCATATTTAGTGTccttctgcagggcagagcagtgTGGTGCTCGATGCTTTTCTCTGTTCCCAGGTGTACGACATGGCACTGGCAGCATGCCCTTAGCAGGAACATTCCCGCATGGACCACACAgtctctctctcccacctggTGGGAGGAATGTGTCCCTCCTGCAGCATCGTGAGCAGGACAGGGGCAGCAATGCTCCGTACAAGTGTGGGAGGTGCAGGAGTCACAGGAGAGGAGCATGAGAATGAGTCACAGACCTCTTTAGCATTGCAGAGAGATCCTGTCCTGTGTGTGGCACCGAGATCTGGCTGGGACGCCATCCCCTTCTCTCTGCCTATCACACAGCCAGGCACAGCTTTTTATGAATAGTTCCAATTAGCAGTGATTAATTGTGCCCTTATACTTTATTGACAACACATAGCATATGCAAAAGACTGTTCAAGTTTGAAGTGGTGCTACTAATAGtcacagattattttctttagagATCTCTGCAATccactagaaaaaaataagttatttccCCAACCTCCCATTGCATTTATAGCCCAGATCACCCACTGTGAAAGCTAAAATAAGGAATTTGAAGACCAGAAGCTGGTCAATCTGTTTTCATTAGCCAAGGTGCATGAAATACAAAGAATAAACACCGAGTGTATGCAAGGGAAAGTAAATTAGACATACACAGTGCTTTCAGTTCCAGTTCTTCACCAAGAAGCcaagaaacatattttttctcttcccctacttctcccaaaacacacagacacatacagTCATTGTGCTGACAAGACCCATTTAAAGAATTATAGCTGACTCTTGATAATTCTCATTATGTTAATCCACAGACCTGTTAAGTCTCCCTATGAATGATAGTCTGTTTCCAGCTGTCAGCAAGGAATTAATAGCACTCTGCTATGCTTTGCTATGAGGTGACTTAAGATTTGGTTTCATGACTACTTTAAGCTGATGTAAgcctgtgctgcctctgccctTCTCTCCATAACCTGGCCTCCTCTCCTTGCACTGTTTCTTGTCCTGGCCCTAGAACCTGGGAATTCAGGATctgctctggggaaaaaaaatcagtggtcCAGCTGATGGAGGAGCTGAACTGTCACTCCTGCTGTGAGCTAGTGGAAGTGTGAGATGCCATAGCCAAGGACAGAAAGCACAGTGGGATTGCTCCTATTGGCAGTAGCACATATTTACGTTTGGCAAAACAGGTGCTTAGACATATTTCTGTTGGGGAAGTGTCCAGCACCTTGCTGAAAATACTGTGGGCATGAAGAGACATCAAATCCACCTAGATAGGCCATTTTAGCAGCTCAGCTCTTTATTCTGGAAAGCAGACCAAGGCAGAGAGTGATGGAGAACATCAAAGTCATAAGTGGGATAAAGTTGTTGATTATCTAATAACCATCTCTTCCATTGCAAAAATTAGAGGCaggaaatgaaagcagcagaTGTCAACTTCAGAGCAGACTGgaatgatatttttttcaccCAGTGAATAGCTGAGATGTGGAACTCATTGCCACAGGATGTTGAGATGACAAAAGTTTGCATGGATTCAggaagcaacagagaaaagTAATGTGAGAAAAATCCGTGGAAGGCTTATCAGATGTAGAAACACCAGCCAGATGCAGGATATCCTCCAGCCTCATGGTAGGCTAGAAGAGCATTGCTAGACACTTATTCTTGTATCTTCTTCAAGTATCTGCCATTGGTACTGGCTACCAGCAGACAGGGATGCTGACCTGACCCAGAGACAGCAGTGCCTGGAGAAGGACCCTCCtccacagagcacagcccaaGAAATGACTTAAAGAGTGAATATCCTGTTATGTGGTGAAACTGGCTGCATGTTCACTCTGACTTTGGAGGGCAGTGCTGTGTTAGGAGCTTTGCAGGTGCTGATTCAGGACACCCAGAGCTGCACGGGCAGGTGTCCTCTGTGCCACCACTCTTCTCCCCCAGAAGATGCTTTGATACCAAggcagctgctttcccaggaCTGGCAGAAATGAAATAACCACTTGGCACAGTTATGCCATTCCACTACTACCTCCCTGTCCACACAGGAATACTTGCCTGTCATAAATACCAGCGAATGATCCCACACAACCATCCCATCACAACTTTCACAAAGACCTGGGAAGACTTCCTGTGTGACAAGCAGTGACAGATTATGGAACTCATGGCTCTCCTCAAAAGTGCTTTCTCCCCACTGCAGAAGCAGGAGACATTAATTTatcacctgattttttttttctccttgaggTTCTGATTTTGAGAACACTTTGGTGCTTGTCAGCACTTCAGGGCATGCAGCACCTCCCCAGGTAGAGCCAGGGCAGGGTGCTTCTGAGCAGACCAGGGcgaggggagggagcagggcatGACACCAAGTGAATGCTGGATTTGCTGACAGCAGTCTGAGCGTGCAGGTTCTTTCCAAGGGGTCAGTTTCATGATCTGAAGTGGAAACAATTAAattactgaaatactgaaagcGGGAGGGGGTTGTGTATCTTTAAAGTGTGCTCGAAACTATCCTGTCGCTTACTCCTGTGCTTGCAAAGGCAGAGTCTTTGTGAGCGGTGCTTTTCTGATAGAGGTGGGGACTTCGCATCTCCTCACAAGCTTGGGAATTAAATCCCTAGCTTGATCCCCAGGTCTCCCTGAGATGTCCCTTGCATGGAGGGTAGATGGAGAAGGACAGGTGGGAGAGAAAATCCTCCTGAATAGACCAAAACCCCTAAGACGCTTGCTGAGCACTGACAAGCAGTCTGGCTGCTCCCTTCCTTCAGGTACAACTCAgaaggcagtgctggcagcagggtgCCAGGCACAGAtgggtgctgcagtgctgctcagcagctccctggctccAGACAGCTCCCCAgccatcccagcagcagctttgcacCCTCTTTGCTTTGGTAGAGCAGCACAGGTGGCTGCATGTGGACAAGGATTTCAGCACTCCCCCCAGCGTGGGGCTCTGTGATCAGCGTGAAATGATgtctttccccattttccctgcaTCTCCTCCAGTGTCtgcaatttcttcttctgaaaacTCACACATCATTAACTTCATTAATTTCAATCAGTCATAGATTGGTGCAGGGTGAATCATGGCAGAGCAGAAATGCCCAAGTTCAAAAGTGAGCCATTTTAGCTGTTGTCAAgtcccctcctcctccactctctgccttttccctgccctgcccctctgtgcaCATacactggcagcagctgcagaaccaGTGGGATGCTTTGCATTCCTGGCagagaaaaaatacagcagcaggTGAAAGGAAGCAAGTACAGATCTGGCACTGTCCCTTGCCAAGCTGCTCTGTAAGAGCTCCTGTAAAAACAGACCTGCCTGTCTGGTTCCTGAACCACTGCAAACTGCTATTTTCAGTGTATCTGTTGAGAATTAACCCACGTCTCGGGGGTGAGGATTTCAGTGTTAAGGGGAGAGGCTGGGGGCTGAAGCAGCAGGCAGAGTCAAGTCTGGGCCATGTTCAGAAAAGCACACACAGCAAAGCACTTTGTGTTTTTTGCTGATCATCTCACATTTGCACAAAGACAGACACAGGCAGCACTAATTTTGCACACATGCAGGTGTGGGTGCCTGGTAAGATGGAGTTTCTCCTGGGAAGGTCTCTGAGTATTCCTCCTCTGTACTGCTAAATTCCAAATTTGCTGCTGTGACAGTGATGTCTTCTTCTGCCTCTCTCCGCAGGCCGTCCCTGTGTTGACTGCCACGCGTTCGAGTTCATGCAGAGGGCGTTGCAGGATCTGAAGAAGACAGCGTATAACCTCGACACGCGGGTATGTGCTCCTGCAGGAATGCTTTCCCTTAGCCTATATCTCCCAGCGGCCAGGCTTGCCTGTCTGGGCACAGCAGACATGACATCTCTGCTGACTCACTCCCACCCCAGAAAATAGGTTTATACCAAGCACAGATTATTTTTCACAGTCTGCAGAGGTTCATTAATGATCATCTAGTCTGACTTCTTACATAACAACCTAAGGAATTACCTCAGACAGCCTCTGCAccaaagggagaaggaaagaagatgtacgaaggagaggaaaacaagaCAGATGATTTATTCTCTGCCTCACAACATTGTTTCCAGGCTGTGGACTCGCTGTtcactgggcagggacaggaaggAGCAGGACAGCGAGAAGgtggcaggcagggctggcagaggaaagggaagcacaaacacacactccCATTACTCACGGATTGATACTTCACGAAAAAGGGAGAAGCACAGTTTTTCTTCTATTTATCACAGCGCACAGGGGATTCTGCCACTTCGTGTGCCAGTCTCGAGAGATCTCAGTGGACAAAAGCAGGGGGTGTTAAATGCCCTGATTTTAGTAATTCATTCATGTGTGGGTTTGTAAATATGTGCAAACTGGCTGGGGTAGGATTTACCGCAGTGGTTCTGCTGCTGTCTGAAGTTTGCAAGAGGCAAGAGGTCTCTCTCCTCTAATAAAGCCCCTCCATGCATGCCTTGTCCTTACCTCTCCTCCCTTTGAGCAGGGCCATCTCTCTTGGCAGGTGACAAGGGTTCATTGTTCTTCTACAGTCACACTCAAATTGTCATTCCCAGCAAAGCCAAccaaagtgacaaaaaaaataattatgtgcCTCAAACCATAAGGCAATTATATAGCTTTGCCTTTGGTTTCTTATGACCTTGGGCAGCCATGTCAGGCCCTACACAATAAAGTTGGCTTTAAAATGACTTCAGCTTTCTTGAGCTATCAATAGCAAACTGATTAGGACAAAGTTCTGAGCGTGGGTTACATTCCAAAAGTTTCCCATGCACTGGAGTAATAATAAATAACTCTTAAGTGGTAAAGTGTCAGTAGAGGGGCTTTAcctccagcagctgtgctgggctcttcTGGTGCATAGCAGAGTTCCACCTGTCTGGATTGGGGTCAGCTGAAATGGTTTGTACCCACACATGACATGGCAAGACCAGGTGCAattgcagctgtgctggttcTTATGCTGTCAACAAGCTTTATGTGGGAAGTTAAAGTTTCTTTTGAATGCAATGGAGGCAGCACAATTCCTTAATCCCACCCACAGAGGTATTCAGATGTGTCTGTGATGTTTCTTCTGTCTGGAGAGTGGACTGAGGATACAGCATACCAGAGAGCAGCACTGTCTTGGAAGATGTGAGGCAGAATATAAAGGGAGAAGCTGGTCCCAGGGTGCCACAAGATGAATTTCTGTTCCTGTGAGGACCTGGACAGGTCTGACACGCCAAGTCACTGAGACAGCTCCCAGTGTTACAGAGTAAGGAGCATAGGAACAGTGCATCACAGAAACAAACAGAGCCAGTTGCTTGTAAGATCACCACCTTAGACCTTGTCACCTTAGACAACTGAGCTTAATGCTACTAGTAAATGAATTACTGTACAACTTTCCCAGCCTTTGGATTGATACTCCAAATGGCTTCCTATCAGAGATGCTGTGGTTAAACAGAAATTATTGAGTGATGCAGAGATACTAAAGTGGAATACAGCAGCCAAGGCCCTACAAATGGCTCACTGTGGCCTTCTATACTTTGAAAGGTAGAGCTTCCATATCCTTACTCCACTGCTGATGCTTGGCTCTTGCTGACCAGCTATAATTTCTCAAGTTTGACACACAAGTAACTTCATTGAATAAATTCTAAGTCTTGGAAACTGTTCCTACAAGGGCAAGCTCCATGCAGGATTGCTCCTGCATATCAGGGACTTTCTAAGCCAATGTCATCAAGGCCAcaattaatttttgtaattGATACTTCTCTTTCACAGCCTTTCAGTTTGCAATTgagtgctcccagagctgctcttcctgcctGTAAATAGTCCTGAGTGAAGCCCAGGCAGAGTTTGTGGTAGCAGTGACAGCTTG includes the following:
- the LOC134044384 gene encoding NELL2-interacting cell ontogeny regulator 1-like is translated as MRAMALPPAWSEMRAGILLLSVLSLLSARLVGAGQDSGSAIPAESRPCVDCHAFEFMQRALQDLKKTAYNLDTRTETLFLRAEKRGLCDCFRAIH